Below is a genomic region from Effusibacillus lacus.
CCACAGGAACCACGCCATGCCGTGCAAAACCAATAAGGCAACTGTGTAAAAACTTAGGAAATACCAAGGGGATGTGGCAAGATCTCCACTGTTTTCCTCAATTTCCCCAGCCCATCCTTCCCAGGTGTCTCCCAATTTACGCGGAGCAGCTTGTTCTACGGCGTTCGTTGCGGAATCAATGTTGGACATGCGTCAGTTCCTCCTTGTGTTTTATCCGATTTGCTGAATCTCTTGTTCCATGGCCTGCAGGTCGCTGAATGAGACAAGGGAGCCGTCCTCTTCCACTTGATAGAGTTTGACTTCATCCCCGATCAGACTGAATTCGACAAAGCAGTCCCAGCAATAATACTGGTTGGTGCCGATCTTTCCGATATCTCGGCAATTGCAATTGGGACAGCGCATCATGCGGTGAATTCCTCCTATGTGTGAGTTTGGAGGTCGGAAAGCTTTGCAGTCTGCCTTACAATAATTTGCTCCCCGATTTGCAGCGTATCCGAATAGGGCAGCCACTTCCGCCCCGTTACCAAATCTGCCAGCAAGCCGTCCGACACTTCGTACCCTACTATGTTGTCCGTTTCCCCTCCAATGTAAACATCTGCCACCGTGCCCAGAAGATTGCCATCCTCCGTTAAAATTTCCTTTCCCACGAGCGGATTGTCGCCGGTTATAAGGTACAAACCGCCCTCCGTCCATTCCAAATCGCCAACGAATTCAGGCGATTCGATAGTGACCGCATCCTCGCCAAAGGAGTCTATATCGGCAAAAAGTATGGCCCCGCGTCCTGTCAACACCCCCTCTCTGTCAATCAGGAGAACGGAGGCCCGGTGGTTTCGGTCAAACAACAAATCTGCCACTTTCCCAACACCGTCGCCTTTTTCAAGCTCAATGACCCGCATTCCAACCCATGGCAGTGTCCGTCTCATCCTGTCACCCCCTGCCGTTGTGACCGTCACAAAGAAAAAATGCCCGTTCCCGGGCATCTTCATTCGCATGGATTACCTTCTTTTCAATTTATTTGCAATGGCCGCCGTCTTGTACGCAGCCGTCTCCACTTCCTCCAGGGTAGTCTGTTCCGAGAAGCTGAAACGAATGGCCGATTTCACACAGGTTGGCTCCAGGTTCATCGCCGTCAGTACATGGGATGGCTGCAAAGAGCCTGAAGTGCACGCAGAGCCGCTGGCAGCCGCAATCCCCGCCATATCCAGGTTCATCAGCATGGTATCGGCCGACACCCCGGGAAAAGAAACGGACACAATGGATGGAACCGATTGTTCCGGTGAATTGACCACCAGAAAGTCAACTTCTTCCTTCAGAATATCCAGCATACGATGTTTAAGGGCAAGAATATGTTCGTAATTCGCCCTCCGGTGCTTAACCATCCGCTCAATGGCAGCACCCAGACCGACAATTCCAGCCACGTTCTCCGTTCCGGCACGCCTTTTTCTCTCTTGGGAACCTCCGTGCAGGATCGGATGCCAATTGGCATCCCGCCGGACATAGAGAGCTCCGATTCCTTTGGGACCGTGCAGCTTGTGGCCCGACAAAGACAGCATGTCAATTTTTCCGGCTTTTACGTCGATGGGCAGCAGTCCCACAGCCTGAACCGCATCCGTATGAAAAAGGACTCCCTGCTCAGCGCAAGCATGGGCAATTTCCTCCACCGGTTGGATGGCCCCCGTCTCGTTGTTCACGTACATGACGGATACCACAGCCGTATCCGGACGGATGGCGGCCAAAACCTCCTCCTTCTTCACAATCCCATCGGAATCAGGTGATATGTAGGTGACCTCGCAGCCCATTTTTTCCAAAAATTCACAGGTTTGCAGGACCGCATGGTGTTCGATAGTCGTGGTGACGATATGCCGCCTCTCCGCCCTATTGGCAAGAACCGCACCCACAATGGCGGAGTTGTCCGACTCGGTGCCGCCACTTGTAAAGACAATATCGTTGGCTGGTGCGCCAAGTGCTTTGGCTAGCTGCTCCCGCGCTTTCTCCACCGCTTGCCGGGCCCTTCTTCCGGCAGCATGCATGCTGGACGGGTTCCCGTATTCAGCTTCCAGATACGGAGCCATGGCCGCCCTCACTTCGGGATGAAGGGGCGTCGTGGCTGCGTTGTCGAGATAGAGTAAAGTCATTGTGGAATCACCCCACTAAATGTAAAACATGAAGTTATCTCCGCCCGATTTCTTCCGCTCTGCGACATCCGCCAGCGTAACCGAATCGAGCACCTTGTTGATTGCTTCCCGGACTTGTTCCCAGATGTAGTTGAGATCGTCCTCCGGGTCTTCTACCACCGTGATCGGACCTTCCAATACCCGGACGATATCGCCGATGGTAATTTCCTGTGGAGATTTGGCCAACACATATCCTCCATAGGCTCCCCGAATCGAACGAACCAGTCCGGCATTCCGCAGAGGAGCAATCAACTGCTCCAGGTAGTGTTCGGACAAGTCTTCCCTTTCCGCGATGGATTTCAGAGATATCGGTCCTTCCCCTTGGTACATGGCCAGATCCACCATTAATGTCACACCATACCGACCTTTTGTTGACAGTTTCACGCAACCTCTCTCCTCTCCGTATACTTGCCGAACCATTTTTTTGCCATACGCAGACCGTACTCCGTTGTATGCCCAATCGTTAAGGAAAAAATGATCGTCCCCCAGAAGAACGGACCGCCCAGACAAAGTCCGATGCTGACAGCAGCCACTTCCAGAATGGTACGTACCCAACGGATGGCCCAGCCTGTTTTCTCATGCAGGGCCAGCATCAGCCAGTCACGGGGCCCGGCACCCAGCTGAGACTGGATGTAGATACCGGTGCCGAAACCGGAAATAATCAGTCCCGCAACGAACAAACCGATCCTGGCACCGATAGTCTCCCATTCCGGAACCAGATGCAGTCGCAGGATCAGGTTGATGAACTCGCCAACCACAATCATGTTGGCGATTGCACCAAAGGTGGGCCACCTCTTCATCAGAATGCAAGCACAGGCCAAAATCACCACCCCCACCAATTGCGTCACCCGGCCAAATGACAAGCCCGTATGCTGAACAATTCCCAGATGCAGGACATCCCATGGAGATACGCCAAAATTCGCCTTGACCACGGTCACAATCCCATAACTCATGATCCATAAGCCCAGGACAAACACCGCCAAACGTCGTGCAATCAGCGCATACATGATTTTTCGCTGCGGTGTGAGCGGAGTTCCAGTTTTCGCTGGCACCATCTGTGCGGAACTCAGATGCGGTTTAGTTTCCATTTGTTCCCTCCGGCCCCAACTTGCCAATGGATCTTAGATAGTTGCGAATCGTTTGTTCATACCCGTTTGCAGTGGGCCGGTAAAAAGTCTTGCCACGATAGGCTTCCGGCAGATAACTCTGCTCCACATAATTCCCCGGGTAATTGTGGGGGTACAGATACCCTTTGCCATGGCCCAATTGCGAGGCCCCCTTGTAGCTTGCATCCCGCAAATGAACCGGTACTTCCACCGATCCGCCTTCCCTGATTGCACCAAGCGCTTCTCCCATCCCTTTGTAGGCAGCGTTGCTCTTGGGAGCAGAGGCCAGATAGGTGGTGGCTTGCGCCAACGTGATTCGTCCCTCCGGCATTCCAATCAATTCAACCGCCTGAAATGCGGCTACCGCCACCTGAAGAGCCTGTGGGTCCGCATTGCCAATATCCTCCGAGGCAGATATGACTAGCCGCCGCGCTATAAAACGCGGGTCCTCTCCGGCATCAATCATTCTTGCCAGCCAGAACAGCGCCGCATCCGGGTCCGATCCCCGGATGGATTTGATAAAAGCCGATATGGTGTCGTAGTGTTGATCTCCCGATTTGTCATACCGGACGGCCCGCCGCTGAATGGACTCGGCCGCCACCTCCAAGGTTACGTGGATGGTTCCGTCAGGCCCCGGAGGCGTCGACAGAACAGCCAGCTCAAGGGCATTCAACAAACGCCGCGCATCCCCGTCCGCATATCGAACCAGGTGAGTGAGAGCCTCATCTTCTATCTTTACCAAAAAATGGCCCAATCCACGCTCCGGGTCAGACAACGCCTTGCGGGCAACCTGTTCCAATTGGGTTTCTGACAACAGCTTGAGGGGGAATACCTGGGAGCGGGAAAGCAGCGCAGCGTTTACTTCAAAGAACGGGTTTTCCGTCGTCGCCCCGATCAGTTTGATCAAGCCATCCTCCACATGCGGCAGCAGCGCATCCTGCTGTGCCTTGTTGAACCGGTGAATCTCATCCACAAACAGCACCGTTCGCTGGTTGTACATCGCCAGCCTGTTCTTTGCCTCTTCCACTACCTGCCGGATATCCGCCACTCCCGCCGTAACTGCATTCAGCGTGTGAAAATAGGACTTGGTGTGCCCGGCAATAATTTTGGCAATGGTCGTCTTTCCTGTCCCCGGCGGTCCATACAGAATGAGGGAAGACAACTGATCCGCTTCAATCGCTCTCCTCAATAATTTCCCCGGCCCCACAATGTCTTCCTGTCCGATCAGTTCGTCCAGTGTGCGTGGACGCATCCTTGCCGCCAACGGGGCCATGCCCTTTTGAGCTTCTTCCGCCTGTATCGAAAACAAATCCATCTAGGCCACTCCCTGTATCACTCGATGAATACGGGTGATCGCTTCGTCAATATCAAACCGGCTGACATCCTTATGCGTTACGAACCGGACCAATGTCTCGCCAAAATCAACTGCCAGGATGCCCTCCTCGGCAAGCAATTCAAGAATTTCAACTGCAGACTTCCCCGTTCCCGACACATCGGCAATCACAATATTCGTTTCAACCGTTTGCGGATCCACCTGGAGACCCTTAATGTCAGCCAGTGCGCGCGCCAACCGCTTGGCATTGTCGTGATCTTCCGCCAACCGGTCAACCATCTCTGTCAGTGCCAGAATTGCGGGTGCCGCCAATACACCTGCCTGGCGCATGCCGCCTCCCAGTCGCTTGCGCCATTGTCTTGCCGTATCGATAAATTCCTGCGGGCCCGCCAATACGGACCCAACAGGCGCTCCGAGTCCTTTTGAAAAGCAAATCTGAACGGTGTCCACGTGCCGTGTAATTTCTTTGACATCAATCCCAAGGGCGACCGCCGCATTGAATACCCTGGCCCCGTCCAGATGAACCGGGACCTGTTTGCGTGTGGCCACTTCGTGAATTGCACGCATATAATCCGGAGGCAACACGGCACCTCCCGCCCGGTTATGTGTGTTTTCCAGGCAGATCAGGGCGGTGCGGGGGAAGTGAATGTCCACTCCGCGAATCGCTTTCTCCACTTCCTGAGGTTCCATCGCTCCCCTGATTCCAGGCAGTGTTCGGGTCTGAACACCTGCCAATGCGGAAGCGGCTGCCGCTTCATAGTAGAAGATGTGGGAATCGGCTTCGAGGATGATTTCTTCTCCAGCCCTTGCATGGGTCAGGATCGCCACCTGGTTCCCCTGAGTGCCGCTTGTTACAAACAGCGCCGCTTCCTTCCCCAACTTCTCCGCTGCCAACTGTTCCAACCGGTTGACTGTAGGATCTTCCCCATATACATCATCGCCCAATTCGGCACTGGCCATTGCTTGTCTCATCGCTTCCGTCGGAAGCGTAACTGTGTCGCTGCGCAGGTCGATTTTCTTCATAGATTGTGCCCCCCGTTTTCTCCGTCTCACTGGAATGTAGTCTGCAAATTCCGAGTAAATGACCCTGATTAATTTATTGTAATCCAGTCAGGTGGCCGGCACAAGGTTTACGGGTAAAATTCGCAATCTATGACGGTATATGAATCCATTTCCCTGACGATTGCATTTTCTCTATCAAAACCCGGCCTGATATTCTATAATTGGTGGAAAAGTCATTCAAGCAAAGAAAGGAGGACTCCCCGTGTATTACATGAGACTGTTTGAAATCGATCATCCCGCAGCTTCCTTCTGATCCCGAAAACGGAGAGGGAAGGAACCGTGTTCACGCTCCGTTTTGGGGTTATAGCCTTGAAACAGAATTCCCTGATACGGAGGTTAACAACATGAATAAATCGCTTGCGGGAGCTTTGTGTTTGTCATTGGCAGCCAGCATTTGGGGCGGTATGTATGTGGTCAGTAAGTACGTGCTCGACTTTATTCCGCCAATTACGCTGGTTTGGCTGCGGTACGCGGTTGCGTTTCTGTTTCTTTATGGCATTTTATGGTGGTCTCGGCGTAATGAACTGAATCGGAAGCAGCTAACCTCAAAAGATTGGCTGCTCCTTGGCTGGATCGGTTTCATCGGCTATTTCGTTTCCATATCCTTTCAGTTTATCGGGACGAAATATTCGGATGCCCACACCGGGGCGCTGATCACTTCGGCGACTCCGGCATTCATGGTTCTGTTTGGCAGGCTTGTCCTCAAAGAATCCCTGACTTTGCGCAAGACGGGTGCCTTTTTGTTGTCATTTGCGGGCGTTGTCACTGTTCACGGTTGGCAAGCTCAATCTCCAGGGTATCAGTGGGGAATGCTGATGCTTGTGGGAGCTGCCGTAACCTGGGCGCTCCTGTCGGTTTACGTAAGACTGGCCTCGGAGCGGATGTCTTCCCTGACCATTACCACTTATGCCATTCTGTTTGCCCTATTGTTCACAACACCGTTTGCATGGCGGGAGGCGGCGGCACAGACTGTTTCGTTTAATTCTTTAACGGTTTTGGGGGTCCTATACCTTGGGATTGTCTCGACCGCAGGGGCATTCTTCTTGTGGAACAAAGGGATGGAATTGATGGAAGCAAGTGTGGGATCGTTGTTCTTCTTCTTCCAGCCGGTTGTGGGAACGCTGCTTGGCTGGCTACTGCTGAAGGAGCATCTGTCTGCCAGCTTCTTTGTCGGCGGAGCCTTGATTCTGCTGGGTGTATTCATCGCCACCTGGCAGCCGAAGCAATTGCAGAGCAATTTTTTGAAAGAAGATCTGTAGGTCACCGGAAAAGCCACAAAAGGACCCTTGTTCGACATCGGTTACCGAGATCGCCCCTATTCTGGAACCAATTCCAGCCCAGTTTTTGAGTGCTGGTCTGTTGTGAGGATGGGTTCGGTGTGCAGTGATTGACACGTCCGTGAAAAAATGACTCGTCCCTGAGAAATAGGGTTTTTTCAGGTACTTATTGTGATATTTTGGGTAGTGATTTTGAAATAGTGGATTTTGAGGCTCTTATGCCATCCCTTGATCGCCGCGAAGGTATAAAAAGTGCCCAATAAGTATCTGCGAATCCGTTATTTCGAAAATCCAGCCGCCAGAAGGTGAAAATAACTGATCAAAAATCTGTTATTTTACAACCGGTGGCAATCGGGTTGGTACTTGCACAATTCCTGAAAAAATCCACCATTCCCCGAGCAGGGAAACTATCGACTGGAAAGCCCCGCAGAGACCCCCACCGTGGAAAAGCCCCACCAGCAGGGGATGCGCTCTGCAACAAAGAAGGGGAAATCCCTTGATTGACAAAGCTGTTGACATCACCGTTGTCAACAGCTTTTTTGTGACCTCTTCGCGCTATTCCTTGACAGCCATAATACGAATCCGTTTATAATCGGCAACCCAATCCCCATTTTTGTACAGGATAAGCTTAACCCTTTCTGCAACACGGAGGCATTTTTTCTTCAGTTTAAGCAGGAGATCGTCATTTGTCTAATCTATATTTTTTTAAATAAACATAGTTTATACCTATAATCTCGGATGGTAAAAAATGCTATACTAGCAACAGTACGATAGAATCGGCTCCTCATGGACGGTCGGCTCATCCCCTGACGAAAGGGGGTGATGCCATGACAGTATATGAATCCATCTCCCTGATGATTGCATTCGGGATCTTGGTAATTTCGATGCTGTCGTTCCATAAACGGAAATAGACCGCCCCTTGGGTAAGAAGTGCGGTCTATTTCAAAACTCACCGAGCCGGCCCCTTGCGAGGGCGACTGTTGTACTGACCGTAGGTGTAGCAGCACCTGCGGTCTTTCTTATGCTTATGCAAGTGGACTAGCTTTATGTCCTCAGTTTACCATATTCAATTCAAAAATTGCAAAAATCAGTGCCCAATCTCCTTCGCAAAGGGAACCAGTTCCCGGAACTCCTCGTAAGTCATGGCAGTTTCCCAAATCCCCAGCAGTTTGGCCAGACCCACCACTCCAAAGAATGCTGTGAAAAAAACGGCGGGTGCCACCCATTTGTTCACCTTCTTGCGGGCAATGGTCATCTCCAAAGTACTTGGGATCGGACATGCTTCCACACACTGCATGCAGGCGGTACATTCCGGGGTAAAAACGCAGCCTTGATCCGATACTTTAATTCCTTGAGGACAGACCCGGGTGCAGTTGTCACAGTTGATGCAGCTGGACGGTTCCCGTTTGATTCCAGTTATACGGAACAGTGAGCCCAGTCCAATCATTGCACCATAAGGGCACAGAAAACGGCACCAGAAGTTCTTTACAAACATCGACAGCAAGATCAGCACCAGAATGATCTTTAGGGCTGTTCGGCTCATGTCTATGAAGAACAGCATCATTTTAACGTCCGATACCCTGTTATAGGGACTGTCGAGAAACTGCAAAGCGACAAACCCCGGCATGTCAATCAAAATCCCTTTGATGAAAAACAGAAGCAGCAGGTACTTCAGCGGATACAGCACGTATTGCAGCCACTTGGGCGGTTCAAATGTTTTCCTGAACAGTTTCTGGCTCAGTCGGCCAAGCCCCTCGCTAATCGTGCCAACCGGGCACATCCAGCTGCAGAACGTTTTTTTCAGGAAGATTCCTGAAGTGACAAAGAACAGCAACAAGACCAAGCCCGCCGGGTGAATCATGTCGAAGTAGCCAGTGGAGATCCATGCCTTTACTGCCACCAGAGCGCTGATCGGAAGAAACCCTTCCACAGCCGCAGGCCGCTCGACATAAGGTTCGATGCCCATGGACTCAAAGTGCAGATAGAAGCGGTAAAACTGCCATCCCACATAAAGCATAAACAGAGTAAATCCGGCCTGTACGACATGTCTTGCGGCCTGCACCGGTTTTCGCTTGATTCTTTGAATCAGGGTATGATAGGAGGTCATATAGGATCACCCAATCTGAAGGTACGTCTTCTTGCTTCCAGTATAGGAACCACCGCACTGTCAGAGAGTGACAAATCCCACATGATTTTTGTCAAAATAAGTACTTCATTCCCCAGACTCCGAAACCGATGGCCAGCAGAAAAAGCGCCCAGAGCATACAGGCTGTAGTACAGCCAATGCAAGGCCAGCGCTGACCATGGACATGACAGACAACTCCTCACAGATCGCTCTTGTTTTGAGCTGCCAACTCCTTTCGGATCTCTTGCAGCTCCTTCTCTCCCTCCCACTGTAAATGATAATACAAAAGCCACTGCCGGAGACAGTGGCTTTTGTATTACTCCCGATATACCTTGTCAATGGTCCCGCCGCCCAAGCAGACTTCCCCGTCGTAGAACACGACAGCCTGTCCGGGGGTGACCGCTTTTTGCAATTCATCAAAGATTACTTCACAGGTGCCGTCCGGTTTGCGATGAACCGTTACCCCTTGATCCGGTTGACGGTAACGGAACTTGGCCGTGCACTTGATGATATCACGGGTTTCCTTCTGGCTGATCCAGTTCACATTGGTGGCCAGCAACCCTTTGGAGTGCAGCCGCGGATGGTCGGAGCCCCGTTCCACATACAGAATGTTGCGCTCCAGGTCTTTATCCACCACAAACCAGGGGTCACCCGCGCCCCCAAGCCCCAGACCGTGACGTTGTCCCAATGTGTAGTACATCAGTCCTTCGTGTCTTCCCACGACTTCCTCCGACGTGGTTCTCATCTCACCCGGTTGCGCCGGGAGGTAATTGCGCAGGAATTCCCTGAAATTCTTTTCCCCAATGAAGCAAATCCCCGTGCTGTCTTTCTTTCTGGCAGTGGGAAGGTTTGCGTCCAGCGCGATTTGCCGAACCTGCGGCTTGGTCAAATGCCCGATGGGAAACATGGCTTTTGACAATTGATACTGGTTCAATGCGTTCAAAAAATAGGTCTGGTCCTTGTTGGAATCCGCTCCACGCAGCAATTGGTACTCTCCGTCCGCAAGCCTCACCTGGGCATAATGCCCCGTCGCGATGTAATCCGCCCCCAACTCCAGGGCTTTCTCCAGAAATTCGCCAAACTTGATCTCCCGGTTGCACATCACGTCCGGGTTCGGGGTTCGTCCGCTCCGGTATTCATCCAGGAAGTATTGAAACACTTTCTCCATGTATTCTTTTTCGAAATTTACGGTGTAGTAGGGAATGCCAATATGTTCGCAAACGCGCCTTACGTCGTGATAATCGTCCTCGGCTGTGCAGTGCCCGAATTCGTCG
It encodes:
- a CDS encoding PRC-barrel domain-containing protein; this translates as MRRTLPWVGMRVIELEKGDGVGKVADLLFDRNHRASVLLIDREGVLTGRGAILFADIDSFGEDAVTIESPEFVGDLEWTEGGLYLITGDNPLVGKEILTEDGNLLGTVADVYIGGETDNIVGYEVSDGLLADLVTGRKWLPYSDTLQIGEQIIVRQTAKLSDLQTHT
- a CDS encoding cysteine desulfurase family protein codes for the protein MTLLYLDNAATTPLHPEVRAAMAPYLEAEYGNPSSMHAAGRRARQAVEKAREQLAKALGAPANDIVFTSGGTESDNSAIVGAVLANRAERRHIVTTTIEHHAVLQTCEFLEKMGCEVTYISPDSDGIVKKEEVLAAIRPDTAVVSVMYVNNETGAIQPVEEIAHACAEQGVLFHTDAVQAVGLLPIDVKAGKIDMLSLSGHKLHGPKGIGALYVRRDANWHPILHGGSQERKRRAGTENVAGIVGLGAAIERMVKHRRANYEHILALKHRMLDILKEEVDFLVVNSPEQSVPSIVSVSFPGVSADTMLMNLDMAGIAAASGSACTSGSLQPSHVLTAMNLEPTCVKSAIRFSFSEQTTLEEVETAAYKTAAIANKLKRR
- the cymR gene encoding cysteine metabolism transcriptional regulator CymR, producing MKLSTKGRYGVTLMVDLAMYQGEGPISLKSIAEREDLSEHYLEQLIAPLRNAGLVRSIRGAYGGYVLAKSPQEITIGDIVRVLEGPITVVEDPEDDLNYIWEQVREAINKVLDSVTLADVAERKKSGGDNFMFYI
- a CDS encoding YczE/YyaS/YitT family protein; amino-acid sequence: METKPHLSSAQMVPAKTGTPLTPQRKIMYALIARRLAVFVLGLWIMSYGIVTVVKANFGVSPWDVLHLGIVQHTGLSFGRVTQLVGVVILACACILMKRWPTFGAIANMIVVGEFINLILRLHLVPEWETIGARIGLFVAGLIISGFGTGIYIQSQLGAGPRDWLMLALHEKTGWAIRWVRTILEVAAVSIGLCLGGPFFWGTIIFSLTIGHTTEYGLRMAKKWFGKYTERREVA
- a CDS encoding AAA family ATPase, whose product is MDLFSIQAEEAQKGMAPLAARMRPRTLDELIGQEDIVGPGKLLRRAIEADQLSSLILYGPPGTGKTTIAKIIAGHTKSYFHTLNAVTAGVADIRQVVEEAKNRLAMYNQRTVLFVDEIHRFNKAQQDALLPHVEDGLIKLIGATTENPFFEVNAALLSRSQVFPLKLLSETQLEQVARKALSDPERGLGHFLVKIEDEALTHLVRYADGDARRLLNALELAVLSTPPGPDGTIHVTLEVAAESIQRRAVRYDKSGDQHYDTISAFIKSIRGSDPDAALFWLARMIDAGEDPRFIARRLVISASEDIGNADPQALQVAVAAFQAVELIGMPEGRITLAQATTYLASAPKSNAAYKGMGEALGAIREGGSVEVPVHLRDASYKGASQLGHGKGYLYPHNYPGNYVEQSYLPEAYRGKTFYRPTANGYEQTIRNYLRSIGKLGPEGTNGN
- the ltaE gene encoding low-specificity L-threonine aldolase, giving the protein MKKIDLRSDTVTLPTEAMRQAMASAELGDDVYGEDPTVNRLEQLAAEKLGKEAALFVTSGTQGNQVAILTHARAGEEIILEADSHIFYYEAAAASALAGVQTRTLPGIRGAMEPQEVEKAIRGVDIHFPRTALICLENTHNRAGGAVLPPDYMRAIHEVATRKQVPVHLDGARVFNAAVALGIDVKEITRHVDTVQICFSKGLGAPVGSVLAGPQEFIDTARQWRKRLGGGMRQAGVLAAPAILALTEMVDRLAEDHDNAKRLARALADIKGLQVDPQTVETNIVIADVSGTGKSAVEILELLAEEGILAVDFGETLVRFVTHKDVSRFDIDEAITRIHRVIQGVA
- a CDS encoding DMT family transporter; this translates as MNKSLAGALCLSLAASIWGGMYVVSKYVLDFIPPITLVWLRYAVAFLFLYGILWWSRRNELNRKQLTSKDWLLLGWIGFIGYFVSISFQFIGTKYSDAHTGALITSATPAFMVLFGRLVLKESLTLRKTGAFLLSFAGVVTVHGWQAQSPGYQWGMLMLVGAAVTWALLSVYVRLASERMSSLTITTYAILFALLFTTPFAWREAAAQTVSFNSLTVLGVLYLGIVSTAGAFFLWNKGMELMEASVGSLFFFFQPVVGTLLGWLLLKEHLSASFFVGGALILLGVFIATWQPKQLQSNFLKEDL
- a CDS encoding putative holin-like toxin, which produces MTVYESISLMIAFGILVISMLSFHKRK
- a CDS encoding 4Fe-4S binding protein, with the protein product MTSYHTLIQRIKRKPVQAARHVVQAGFTLFMLYVGWQFYRFYLHFESMGIEPYVERPAAVEGFLPISALVAVKAWISTGYFDMIHPAGLVLLLFFVTSGIFLKKTFCSWMCPVGTISEGLGRLSQKLFRKTFEPPKWLQYVLYPLKYLLLLFFIKGILIDMPGFVALQFLDSPYNRVSDVKMMLFFIDMSRTALKIILVLILLSMFVKNFWCRFLCPYGAMIGLGSLFRITGIKREPSSCINCDNCTRVCPQGIKVSDQGCVFTPECTACMQCVEACPIPSTLEMTIARKKVNKWVAPAVFFTAFFGVVGLAKLLGIWETAMTYEEFRELVPFAKEIGH
- the mnmA gene encoding tRNA 2-thiouridine(34) synthase MnmA: MTKTPEETRVICGMSGGVDSSVTALLLKQQGYDVIGVFMKNWDDTDEFGHCTAEDDYHDVRRVCEHIGIPYYTVNFEKEYMEKVFQYFLDEYRSGRTPNPDVMCNREIKFGEFLEKALELGADYIATGHYAQVRLADGEYQLLRGADSNKDQTYFLNALNQYQLSKAMFPIGHLTKPQVRQIALDANLPTARKKDSTGICFIGEKNFREFLRNYLPAQPGEMRTTSEEVVGRHEGLMYYTLGQRHGLGLGGAGDPWFVVDKDLERNILYVERGSDHPRLHSKGLLATNVNWISQKETRDIIKCTAKFRYRQPDQGVTVHRKPDGTCEVIFDELQKAVTPGQAVVFYDGEVCLGGGTIDKVYRE